The Sulfurihydrogenibium sp. YO3AOP1 genome has a window encoding:
- a CDS encoding alkylmercury lyase, protein MIGDKMIEFQYFEGCPNADETLKNLISLKDEGFISEEIKIVNVESPEKAKELNFQGSPTILYNGYDIYTMEKPEGFTYNCRVYFINSFPTGVLPREFIKERIKILKEKNYA, encoded by the coding sequence ATGATAGGAGATAAAATGATAGAATTTCAATACTTTGAAGGCTGTCCCAATGCAGATGAAACTCTTAAAAATCTAATATCTTTAAAAGACGAAGGGTTTATTTCAGAAGAAATTAAAATAGTTAATGTAGAAAGTCCTGAAAAAGCTAAGGAGTTAAATTTCCAAGGCTCACCAACTATTTTATACAATGGATATGATATTTACACGATGGAAAAACCGGAAGGGTTTACTTATAACTGCAGAGTTTACTTTATAAACAGCTTTCCAACGGGCGTTCTACCTAGGGAATTTATAAAAGAAAGAATAAAAATTTTGAAAGAGAAAAATTATGCTTGA
- a CDS encoding type 1 glutamine amidotransferase, giving the protein MRTLAIRHVKIEHLGLIENYLKEKNFEIDYVDTSEGQLLKRELDKYQFIVVLGGYMGAYEESKYPFLSYEFKIMEQALKKEIPLLGICLGCQMLAKVLGSKIYKGENGKEIGFYDIKKVSDNKIFEGFPEVFKAFQWHGDTFDLPKDAQLVFSNDIYTNQGFICKNAVGLQFHIEVSQNMIKQWIQEYKDEILEEKLNPDEIIKDAEIYIPNLKTYLYDFLDKFLNDRR; this is encoded by the coding sequence ATGAGAACATTGGCAATTAGACATGTAAAGATAGAGCATTTAGGGCTGATTGAAAATTATTTAAAAGAAAAAAATTTTGAGATTGATTATGTAGATACATCGGAAGGTCAACTTTTAAAAAGAGAATTAGATAAGTATCAGTTTATTGTCGTTCTTGGAGGATACATGGGTGCTTATGAAGAAAGTAAGTATCCATTTTTAAGTTATGAGTTTAAAATAATGGAGCAAGCTTTAAAGAAAGAGATACCTTTACTTGGAATTTGCCTTGGGTGTCAGATGCTTGCAAAAGTTTTAGGTTCAAAAATTTATAAAGGAGAAAATGGAAAAGAAATAGGTTTTTATGACATTAAAAAAGTGTCTGACAATAAAATTTTTGAAGGGTTTCCGGAAGTTTTTAAAGCTTTTCAGTGGCATGGAGACACGTTTGATTTACCCAAGGATGCACAGTTAGTTTTTAGCAACGATATATACACAAACCAAGGATTTATTTGTAAAAATGCAGTAGGGCTACAGTTTCATATAGAAGTTTCGCAAAATATGATAAAACAATGGATACAAGAGTATAAAGACGAGATTTTAGAAGAAAAATTAAACCCTGATGAGATAATCAAAGACGCTGAGATTTATATTCCTAATTTAAAGACATATCTGTATGATTTTTTAGACAAATTTTTGAATGATAGGAGATAA
- a CDS encoding gamma carbonic anhydrase family protein — protein sequence MAIIKPYKGIYPKIDQTVFIAENAVIIGDVEIGKDSSIWYNVVIRGDVNYIRIGERTNIQDGTIIHVDHKRYPTIIGNNVTVGHKVMLHACTIEDYCLIGMSATVMDGVIVGKYSIVAAGALVTPGKVIEPYSLWAGVPAKFVRKLTEEEIAWLEKSAENYVKYKNSYLEEGLG from the coding sequence GTGGCAATCATTAAGCCATACAAAGGAATCTATCCAAAGATAGACCAAACAGTTTTTATTGCTGAAAATGCTGTAATCATTGGAGATGTTGAGATAGGCAAAGATTCAAGCATTTGGTATAATGTAGTTATAAGAGGTGATGTTAATTACATTAGAATTGGCGAAAGAACAAATATTCAAGATGGAACTATTATTCACGTAGACCATAAAAGATATCCAACGATAATAGGTAATAATGTGACAGTGGGTCATAAAGTTATGCTTCATGCCTGCACGATAGAAGATTACTGTTTAATTGGGATGTCTGCAACTGTTATGGATGGTGTAATTGTAGGAAAATACTCAATAGTTGCAGCAGGAGCATTGGTCACACCCGGTAAAGTTATAGAGCCTTACTCTTTGTGGGCCGGAGTTCCTGCTAAATTTGTAAGAAAATTAACAGAAGAAGAGATAGCTTGGTTAGAAAAATCTGCTGAAAATTATGTAAAATATAAAAATAGCTATTTAGAAGAGGGATTAGGATGA
- a CDS encoding HU family DNA-binding protein, protein MKRADIVNKIARNEKITLDKKEIATIVNETFDLISDYLTNDIHEGKKVMISGFGTFVIKKRKSKIGRNPKTGEEKLIPDRLGITFKPGKLLKKKVNSK, encoded by the coding sequence ATGAAAAGAGCAGACATAGTTAACAAAATAGCAAGAAATGAAAAAATAACGTTAGATAAAAAAGAGATAGCTACTATCGTAAATGAAACATTTGACTTAATCTCTGACTATTTAACAAATGATATACATGAAGGAAAAAAAGTGATGATTTCAGGCTTTGGGACGTTTGTCATTAAAAAAAGAAAAAGTAAAATCGGCAGGAATCCAAAAACCGGTGAAGAGAAGTTGATTCCCGACAGGCTTGGCATAACTTTTAAACCTGGCAAGCTTTTAAAGAAAAAAGTTAATTCAAAATAA
- a CDS encoding polysaccharide deacetylase family protein translates to MKKLTFILLFLISSFLFSNAEVITTLKTDDKVVALTFDACETKTPSYLDHKIIDFLVSQKIPFTLFVSGKFIERNFQDLKNLYNTGLVSIQNHSYNHNNHMNLLNEEEIKEDVLKNENLIIGITGIKPKYFRFPAGNYNERALRLVESLGYKVIHWTFPSGDPDKKITKEMLIDHVIRNTKPGSILIFHANGRGYKTGEALPEIVRILKQKGYRFVRLEDYL, encoded by the coding sequence ATGAAAAAACTAACATTCATCTTATTATTTTTGATATCTTCTTTTTTATTCTCAAATGCTGAAGTAATCACAACGTTAAAAACAGATGATAAAGTTGTTGCTCTTACATTTGATGCCTGTGAGACTAAAACACCATCATATTTAGACCATAAAATAATTGATTTTTTGGTTTCTCAAAAAATTCCTTTCACACTGTTTGTAAGTGGAAAGTTTATTGAAAGAAATTTTCAGGATTTAAAAAATCTTTATAATACTGGTTTGGTCTCGATTCAAAATCATTCTTACAATCATAACAATCATATGAACCTTCTAAACGAAGAAGAGATTAAAGAAGATGTACTGAAAAATGAAAATTTAATCATTGGGATAACGGGAATTAAACCAAAATATTTTAGGTTTCCTGCTGGCAATTATAATGAAAGAGCTTTACGCTTAGTAGAAAGTTTAGGTTATAAAGTTATTCATTGGACTTTTCCAAGTGGCGACCCGGATAAAAAAATAACAAAAGAGATGTTGATAGACCATGTGATAAGAAATACAAAACCTGGCTCTATTTTAATATTCCATGCAAATGGTAGAGGTTACAAAACAGGCGAAGCTTTACCCGAGATTGTTAGAATTTTAAAGCAGAAAGGTTATAGATTCGTTAGATTAGAAGATTATTTATAG
- a CDS encoding acyltransferase, with protein MLKKLIFSFLAVINIAFAEEITIIGDSLTVGAEKYIRYYIPNAVIDAKVGRKFQEAMDRILDLESKGLLKDIVVIALGTNGYFTVEEGLKVIDYLQSRNKKVVFVNTKVPRWWESDVNNTYEKLKRLKPNIIIIDWKTISNVICLRNDIPECFRKDGYHLTDMGSYLFSLLIYKYTHE; from the coding sequence GTGTTAAAAAAACTTATTTTTAGTTTTTTAGCAGTCATAAACATAGCCTTTGCAGAAGAAATAACCATTATTGGTGATAGTTTAACCGTTGGTGCTGAAAAGTATATTAGATACTATATTCCAAATGCTGTAATAGATGCAAAGGTAGGAAGGAAATTTCAAGAAGCAATGGATAGAATATTAGATTTAGAAAGCAAAGGATTATTAAAAGATATAGTAGTGATAGCCCTGGGTACAAATGGCTATTTTACAGTTGAAGAGGGTTTAAAAGTTATAGATTATCTACAAAGTAGAAATAAAAAAGTGGTTTTTGTAAATACAAAAGTTCCTCGTTGGTGGGAATCGGATGTTAATAATACTTACGAAAAGTTAAAAAGATTAAAACCAAATATTATAATAATTGATTGGAAAACAATAAGTAATGTAATATGTTTAAGAAATGATATCCCAGAATGTTTTAGAAAGGATGGTTATCATCTAACAGACATGGGAAGTTATCTATTTTCATTGCTAATATACAAGTATACACATGAATAA
- a CDS encoding acyltransferase family protein: MNKLTKIDGLDGFRGILVLSVIVFHAFLVFSPENLSKFNGGFLAVESFFVLSGFLITKSLIIKNKKLNNFFEVYLDFLKSRLLRLFPAFILLSIIEISFIHLFFPEKLKNLLNELLFGSLNVYNWWLIKREVPYFERFQETLFNLHFWSLSIEWQYYLIWSVIFLILLRFSKIVAIIFTIMLALLSVLDMYIFYKMYENIDRIYFETDTRFSSFMIGSLLALAENKIEKRNWIFLTTGIISLFLLLASFFLLNNYESYMYPFGFLVVSIISALFILSVLKSEYFDKLLSFYPLSYVGVRSYSLYLWHFPIFSFLSLFYAKNIQEAVILGFILSFLISNISYLLIEEPFRRLNFLSLYDLKVVLNLSISSVLLGLVFGYLSFSTDANLAKERNVEKAAFLSISNDKVVSEEVKVSGIDKKSQKDNTKENEENPLEEIKNIEVGNLNGEVILIGDSVLLGASKYVQDFLKNAYIDAKVGRQFKEIYSLLESGKLDKYNKIVIALGNNGYVSKKDLENVIERLKDKEIYLITLKVPRPWQNQVNNTFKEIASEYKNVKIIDWYSYSREKEELFTTDKVHLNNKGAKYFASLIAKNLGIEYKNYKPQQKTDDEQKYDKVEAKINKKESLDNKESDISEKLSNKDKETKGKNVENIILKEQNNPNDEIENLILSAPGE, encoded by the coding sequence ATGAATAAGCTAACTAAGATTGACGGTTTAGATGGTTTCAGAGGAATTTTAGTCCTTTCTGTAATTGTATTTCATGCTTTTCTGGTCTTTTCTCCAGAAAATTTATCCAAGTTTAACGGTGGATTTTTAGCTGTAGAGTCTTTTTTTGTATTATCAGGCTTTCTGATCACAAAGTCATTGATAATAAAAAATAAAAAATTAAATAATTTTTTTGAAGTTTATTTGGACTTTCTAAAATCAAGACTTTTAAGATTATTTCCAGCTTTTATACTTCTTTCTATTATTGAAATATCTTTTATTCATCTATTTTTTCCAGAAAAACTAAAAAATCTCCTAAATGAATTACTTTTTGGCTCTCTAAATGTTTATAACTGGTGGCTAATAAAAAGAGAAGTTCCATATTTTGAAAGATTTCAAGAAACTTTATTTAATCTTCATTTTTGGTCATTATCAATAGAATGGCAGTATTATTTAATTTGGAGTGTTATATTTTTAATTCTACTTAGATTTAGCAAAATAGTTGCAATAATATTTACAATTATGCTTGCTTTACTTTCAGTATTAGATATGTACATCTTTTATAAAATGTATGAAAACATAGATAGAATTTATTTTGAAACAGATACAAGATTCTCTTCTTTTATGATTGGCTCACTTTTAGCTTTAGCTGAAAATAAGATTGAAAAAAGAAATTGGATATTTTTAACCACAGGAATTATTTCTTTATTTCTTTTATTAGCATCCTTTTTTTTACTTAACAATTACGAAAGCTATATGTATCCATTTGGATTTTTAGTAGTTTCAATTATTTCAGCTTTATTTATATTATCGGTGTTAAAATCGGAATATTTTGACAAATTATTGTCTTTTTATCCGCTTTCTTATGTCGGTGTAAGAAGCTATTCACTGTATCTTTGGCATTTTCCAATATTTTCTTTTTTAAGTTTGTTTTATGCAAAAAATATTCAAGAAGCTGTAATTTTAGGTTTTATTTTAAGCTTTTTAATCTCAAACATTAGTTATCTTCTTATTGAAGAACCTTTTAGAAGGTTAAATTTCTTAAGTTTATATGATTTGAAAGTTGTTTTAAATCTTTCTATCAGCTCTGTTTTGTTAGGTTTGGTTTTTGGTTATTTATCTTTTTCTACAGATGCAAATCTTGCTAAAGAAAGAAATGTAGAAAAAGCTGCATTTTTATCTATAAGCAATGATAAAGTTGTATCTGAAGAGGTAAAAGTTAGCGGTATAGATAAAAAATCTCAAAAAGATAATACTAAGGAAAATGAAGAAAATCCTTTGGAGGAGATAAAAAATATTGAAGTTGGAAATCTAAATGGGGAAGTAATCTTGATAGGAGATTCTGTTTTACTTGGTGCATCAAAGTATGTTCAAGATTTTTTAAAAAATGCATATATAGATGCTAAAGTAGGAAGACAGTTTAAAGAAATTTATTCTTTATTAGAAAGCGGAAAGTTGGATAAGTATAACAAAATTGTCATTGCTCTTGGCAATAATGGTTATGTTAGTAAAAAAGATTTAGAGAATGTGATAGAAAGACTTAAAGATAAAGAAATATACTTAATTACTTTAAAAGTTCCAAGACCATGGCAAAATCAGGTTAACAATACATTTAAGGAAATTGCATCAGAATATAAGAATGTTAAAATCATAGATTGGTATAGCTATAGCAGAGAAAAGGAGGAATTGTTTACAACAGATAAAGTCCATCTAAATAACAAAGGTGCTAAATACTTTGCAAGTTTAATTGCTAAAAATTTAGGAATAGAATACAAAAACTATAAACCACAGCAAAAGACAGATGACGAGCAAAAATATGATAAAGTTGAAGCAAAAATCAATAAAAAAGAATCTTTAGATAATAAAGAATCAGATATTTCTGAGAAACTTTCAAATAAAGATAAAGAGACAAAGGGTAAAAATGTGGAAAATATTATTCTTAAAGAACAAAACAACCCAAATGATGAAATTGAAAATTTAATCTTATCTGCTCCTGGTGAATAA
- the surE gene encoding 5'/3'-nucleotidase SurE, which yields MKKIVFLTNDDGYQSKGLQAIRNRLIEENFRVITVAPDRNMSGTSHSLTFTRPLKIEKIEEDFYYIVDGTPADCVHLGLNVILQNQKPDLLISGINTGPNIGNDVFYSGTVGAAREGTLFCIPSVAFSVGSSKNPNFEDVSKVAVKIVKALLIKNLPKGTFLNVNIPTIPAEKIKGFLLTKQGRGAYKEEIVKYLSPSKEEYYWIGGEEALLEECSPGTDYTAVKDGYVSITPIRLDLTDHKAIDILDKENFISEIVRL from the coding sequence GTGAAAAAAATAGTTTTTCTTACAAATGATGACGGTTATCAGTCAAAAGGATTACAGGCAATAAGAAATAGATTGATAGAAGAAAATTTTAGAGTAATTACAGTAGCACCGGATAGAAACATGTCCGGAACAAGCCATTCATTAACATTTACAAGACCATTAAAAATAGAAAAAATTGAAGAAGATTTTTACTATATCGTAGATGGAACGCCTGCCGACTGTGTCCATCTTGGATTGAATGTAATTCTTCAAAATCAAAAGCCGGATTTATTAATATCCGGTATAAATACTGGACCAAACATAGGCAATGACGTTTTTTATTCTGGAACGGTTGGAGCGGCAAGAGAAGGAACACTTTTTTGCATTCCATCTGTAGCCTTTTCTGTAGGTTCTTCTAAGAATCCAAACTTTGAAGATGTATCAAAAGTAGCTGTTAAAATAGTAAAAGCATTGCTTATTAAAAACCTTCCAAAAGGAACATTCCTCAACGTAAACATTCCAACAATTCCAGCAGAAAAAATAAAAGGATTTTTGCTTACAAAACAAGGAAGAGGAGCTTATAAAGAGGAAATCGTTAAGTATCTATCGCCTTCAAAGGAAGAGTATTACTGGATAGGTGGAGAAGAAGCACTATTGGAAGAATGCTCACCTGGCACAGATTACACGGCAGTAAAAGATGGATATGTATCTATAACACCAATTAGATTAGACCTTACAGATCACAAAGCCATCGATATTTTAGATAAAGAAAACTTTATATCTGAAATTGTGAGGCTCTAA
- a CDS encoding KUP/HAK/KT family potassium transporter has protein sequence MYNKFKDNAGGLKVSANSDKVSLSNVIRAIGTVFGDIGTSPLYTFAVIVLVTKPKPDEILGIASLIIWTLILIPTVQYAWFAMNLSLRGEGSIIVLGEIAQSITKNPKIRLIHRALTIVGIGFLLGDGIITPAITILSSTEGLRLIHGLEGLSQEIILGIAIFITTMLFLIQRYGTGKIGIAFGPIMTLYFITIASIGIYYISHNPIVLKAFNPLEAINFISNHPFVAFLALSEIILAATGGEAMYADMGHIGKNAIRTAWVFVFFAVVMSYLGQASILLGNIKEDNPFFHGANLLLGNDLYILFLILITIAGIIASQALISGVFSLIFQSINARLVPLLLVRHTSTEISTQIFIPIVNLFLFIGVLIMFFIFRESEKMASAYGLAVNIDMVITSLFLIYIYFNLKKYGYFLGSILLLLIDLTFLSSNTLKIPHGAYWPILFAIPPIFIISLYTIGQSRIGKVGKFMPKENFIENFNKIYPKKCHIKGSAVFLVRSIERIPPYIVETMIKHGIVYEENIFLSLKKLDRPFGIRSYFAEDLCPGIKYAVIEYGYQEIVNVEKELRNLDINERVVFYGVDNVYSDNIIWKIFGLIKRIFSNFAEFYKLPAQKVHGVVVRVEI, from the coding sequence TTGTATAATAAATTTAAAGATAATGCAGGAGGATTAAAAGTGTCTGCCAATAGTGATAAAGTAAGCTTAAGTAATGTTATTCGAGCTATAGGGACAGTTTTTGGAGATATTGGAACAAGCCCACTTTATACATTTGCCGTTATAGTTTTAGTAACAAAGCCAAAACCAGATGAAATTCTTGGTATTGCATCGTTAATAATATGGACGTTAATATTGATTCCAACGGTCCAGTATGCTTGGTTTGCGATGAATCTTAGTTTAAGAGGTGAAGGTAGTATTATAGTTTTGGGAGAAATTGCCCAGTCTATAACTAAAAATCCTAAGATAAGGCTAATCCATCGTGCTTTAACAATAGTTGGTATTGGATTTTTACTTGGAGATGGAATTATTACACCTGCCATAACTATCTTAAGCTCAACAGAAGGTTTAAGGTTAATTCATGGTTTGGAAGGTTTAAGTCAGGAAATTATTTTAGGTATTGCTATTTTTATAACAACAATGTTGTTTCTTATTCAAAGATATGGAACAGGTAAAATTGGTATAGCTTTTGGACCAATAATGACTTTATATTTTATAACCATTGCATCAATAGGAATTTATTATATTTCACATAATCCAATAGTCTTAAAAGCTTTTAATCCATTAGAAGCTATAAATTTTATTTCTAACCATCCATTTGTTGCGTTTTTGGCTTTATCTGAAATTATTCTGGCTGCAACAGGTGGAGAAGCAATGTATGCAGATATGGGTCATATCGGTAAAAATGCAATAAGAACAGCTTGGGTCTTTGTATTTTTTGCAGTAGTTATGAGCTACTTAGGTCAAGCTTCTATACTTTTAGGAAACATAAAAGAAGATAATCCATTTTTCCATGGAGCTAATTTGTTGCTTGGAAATGATTTATACATTCTTTTCTTAATTTTAATAACAATTGCCGGCATTATTGCATCTCAAGCACTTATTAGCGGTGTATTCTCTCTAATTTTTCAATCAATCAACGCAAGATTGGTTCCATTACTTCTTGTTAGACATACCTCAACAGAAATAAGTACACAAATATTTATACCAATAGTTAATCTTTTCTTATTTATCGGCGTCCTTATCATGTTTTTCATTTTTAGAGAATCGGAAAAGATGGCATCAGCTTATGGTTTAGCTGTAAATATTGATATGGTAATCACAAGCTTATTTTTAATCTATATCTATTTTAATTTGAAAAAATACGGTTATTTCTTAGGAAGTATATTGTTGTTATTGATAGATTTAACATTCCTATCATCAAATACATTAAAGATTCCTCATGGTGCTTATTGGCCTATTTTATTTGCAATTCCGCCTATATTCATAATTTCTCTTTATACAATAGGTCAAAGTAGAATTGGTAAAGTTGGTAAATTTATGCCAAAAGAAAACTTTATTGAGAATTTCAATAAAATCTATCCTAAAAAATGTCATATAAAAGGTTCAGCAGTATTTCTTGTTAGAAGCATTGAGAGAATTCCGCCTTATATTGTTGAAACAATGATTAAGCATGGTATAGTTTATGAAGAAAATATTTTCCTTTCGCTTAAAAAATTAGACCGACCTTTTGGTATTAGAAGCTATTTTGCAGAAGATTTGTGTCCAGGCATTAAATACGCAGTTATAGAATATGGATATCAAGAGATTGTAAACGTTGAAAAAGAACTTAGAAATTTAGACATAAACGAAAGGGTTGTTTTCTATGGCGTAGACAATGTTTACTCTGATAATATTATTTGGAAAATCTTTGGTTTAATAAAAAGAATATTCTCTAACTTTGCAGAGTTTTATAAACTACCGGCTCAAAAAGTTCATGGTGTTGTTGTTAGAGTTGAGATATAA
- the trpE gene encoding anthranilate synthase component I, which translates to MGLISFQEFERLAKEFNVIPIYKEILLDIDTPLSVYLKISSPDRFNFILESVERGEQIGRYSFIGSSENFYIRTKKDTVEIYNKGQIEYKKTTDPIREIKNLVKEFKPYKDESLPPFYGGFVGYIGYDVIHFYEPIPDVKIDTLKIPDLFMFLSDEVIAFDNLTNKIKIIVCAIINKNEDLKIQYDKAVSKLNAIEERLNKTIEEKRLTLKEKEVNLENWNSNFKKEDFEKVVLKAKDYIKEGDIIQVVLSQRFSKKIKTDPLNIYRAIRVINPSPYLFYLDFKDLKIIGSSPEILVTVKDKKILTKPIAGTRPRGKTIEEDLKLKEDLLSDEKERAEHLMLVDLARNDVGKVAVKGSVKVDRFMYIENYSHVMHIVSDVSGILREDLHPLDVLKSVFPVGTVSGAPKVRAMQIIEELEPEKRGVYAGAVGYISFDGNLDTAIAIRTAVVVNDTVYIQAGAGIVADSVPEKEWLETVNKAKAMMKAVEVVED; encoded by the coding sequence ATGGGTTTAATATCCTTCCAAGAATTTGAAAGATTAGCAAAAGAATTTAATGTAATTCCAATTTACAAAGAAATCTTACTTGATATAGATACACCATTGTCTGTTTATCTTAAAATTTCATCACCGGATAGATTTAATTTTATTCTTGAAAGTGTAGAAAGAGGAGAGCAGATAGGCAGATATTCATTTATAGGCTCTTCGGAAAACTTTTACATCAGAACAAAAAAGGATACAGTTGAAATTTACAACAAAGGACAGATAGAGTATAAAAAAACAACAGACCCAATCAGAGAAATAAAAAACTTAGTTAAAGAATTTAAGCCATATAAAGATGAAAGCTTACCGCCATTTTATGGGGGATTCGTTGGGTATATAGGCTATGATGTTATCCATTTTTACGAACCTATTCCAGACGTAAAAATAGACACTTTAAAAATCCCAGATTTATTTATGTTTTTAAGTGATGAAGTTATCGCTTTTGATAATCTTACCAACAAGATCAAAATAATTGTATGTGCAATAATAAACAAAAATGAAGATTTAAAAATCCAGTATGATAAAGCTGTAAGTAAACTAAATGCGATTGAAGAAAGGCTTAATAAAACAATAGAAGAAAAAAGATTAACATTAAAAGAAAAAGAAGTAAACCTTGAAAACTGGAATTCTAACTTTAAAAAAGAAGATTTTGAAAAAGTAGTTTTAAAGGCAAAAGATTACATAAAAGAAGGAGATATTATACAGGTTGTACTATCTCAAAGATTTTCAAAGAAGATAAAGACAGACCCATTAAACATTTACAGAGCTATAAGAGTAATAAACCCTTCTCCGTATCTATTTTATTTAGATTTTAAAGATTTAAAAATCATCGGATCTTCTCCCGAAATACTTGTTACAGTGAAGGATAAAAAAATACTTACAAAACCTATAGCCGGCACAAGACCAAGAGGAAAGACTATAGAAGAAGACTTAAAACTTAAAGAAGATTTACTCAGTGATGAAAAGGAAAGGGCAGAACATTTAATGCTTGTAGACCTTGCAAGGAATGATGTAGGCAAGGTAGCTGTTAAAGGTAGTGTTAAAGTAGATAGATTTATGTATATAGAAAATTATTCTCATGTTATGCATATAGTTTCCGATGTTTCTGGAATTTTAAGAGAGGATTTACATCCACTTGATGTTTTAAAATCAGTTTTTCCTGTTGGAACTGTTAGTGGAGCTCCAAAAGTTAGGGCAATGCAGATAATAGAAGAGCTTGAACCGGAGAAAAGAGGAGTATATGCAGGGGCAGTAGGATATATATCCTTTGATGGCAATCTTGATACAGCGATAGCAATCAGAACTGCGGTAGTAGTGAACGATACTGTGTATATCCAAGCCGGAGCTGGAATTGTTGCAGACTCAGTGCCGGAAAAAGAATGGCTTGAGACAGTAAACAAAGCAAAGGCTATGATGAAAGCGGTTGAAGTGGTTGAGGATTAG
- the coaBC gene encoding bifunctional phosphopantothenoylcysteine decarboxylase/phosphopantothenate--cysteine ligase CoaBC translates to MLEGKRLLVGVCGSIASYKACEIVRHFQKKGMEVKVCMTPEAEDFVGKLTFQALTNSEVYSSWKDGKTGLEHIYVARWADVFLIAPATANTIAKLASGMADNFLTSTALAYDKPLVIAPAMNTKMLENPITQKNINILKEKGDIFVNPCEGLLACGEEGSGKLADLEDIELAVKYALYPKFLKGKKVLITAGATREFFDPIRYISNASSGQMGYALAKEVYGFGSQVTLISAPTCLKLPSQIKKIDVVTAIDMFEAIKDIYQDFDIIIMNAAVADFRPKAYSENKLKKTKENPVVELQPNPDILKFLGENKKENQILIGFAAESENIFENAIDKLKRKNLDVIIANPVKVFSKDIYEGYIIFKDGGKIEIKAESKERASYLILDSIFNKLGSELE, encoded by the coding sequence ATGCTTGAAGGGAAAAGATTATTAGTTGGAGTGTGTGGTTCAATAGCAAGCTATAAAGCTTGTGAGATAGTGAGACATTTTCAGAAAAAAGGAATGGAAGTTAAAGTCTGTATGACACCAGAAGCAGAAGATTTTGTTGGAAAGCTTACATTTCAAGCATTAACAAACAGTGAAGTTTATTCTTCTTGGAAAGATGGTAAAACAGGATTAGAGCATATTTATGTAGCAAGATGGGCGGATGTTTTTTTAATAGCACCGGCAACAGCAAACACTATAGCAAAGCTTGCTAGCGGCATGGCAGACAACTTTTTAACTTCCACAGCGTTAGCTTATGATAAGCCATTAGTAATAGCACCTGCAATGAACACAAAAATGTTAGAAAATCCAATAACCCAAAAGAATATAAATATTCTAAAAGAAAAAGGAGATATTTTTGTAAATCCATGTGAAGGATTGTTAGCCTGTGGAGAAGAAGGAAGCGGTAAGCTTGCTGATTTGGAAGATATAGAGCTTGCAGTAAAATATGCATTATATCCAAAATTCTTAAAAGGTAAAAAAGTATTAATTACAGCAGGAGCTACAAGAGAATTTTTTGACCCTATTAGATACATATCAAACGCATCTTCAGGACAAATGGGATATGCTCTCGCAAAGGAAGTCTACGGATTTGGAAGCCAAGTTACTTTAATCTCTGCACCAACATGCTTAAAATTACCTTCACAAATCAAAAAAATAGATGTAGTAACTGCAATTGATATGTTTGAAGCTATAAAAGATATCTACCAAGACTTTGATATAATCATAATGAATGCAGCGGTTGCAGACTTTAGACCAAAAGCTTACAGTGAAAATAAACTTAAAAAAACAAAAGAAAATCCAGTAGTAGAATTACAGCCAAATCCAGATATCCTTAAATTCTTAGGAGAAAATAAAAAAGAAAATCAGATTTTAATAGGATTTGCGGCAGAGAGTGAAAACATTTTTGAAAATGCAATAGATAAATTAAAAAGAAAAAATCTTGATGTAATCATTGCCAATCCTGTTAAAGTATTTAGCAAAGATATATATGAAGGCTATATAATCTTTAAAGACGGCGGAAAAATAGAGATTAAGGCAGAAAGTAAAGAGAGGGCATCGTATTTAATTTTAGATAGTATTTTTAATAAATTAGGGAGCGAGTTAGAATAA